The DNA sequence GACGGCGCTGTTCGTCTGGGCCACCGTCGACGGAGCGGGCGGGAGCTGGCAGCCGTTCGCGGGCGCACTCCTCGGCATGGCGACCGCAGCGGTGCTCGGCTTCCTCCTCTACCGCGGCATGGTCCGCATCAACCTGGGGTCGTTCTTCACCTGGACGAGCGCCTTCCTCATCGTCGTGGCCGCGGGCGTGTTCGCGTACGGCATCGGCGACCTCCAGGAGGCCGGCGTGCTCCCCGACGGAGCCCACGCCTATGACCTGAGCGGTCTCATCCCCACCTCCAGCTGGTACGGTACGGCGCTCGCGGGCGTCGTGAACTTCACGCCCTCCCCCACCTGGCTGCAGGTCATCGCGTGGGTCGGCTACGTCGGGGTCGTCGGTGCCTTCTACCTGCGCCAGCACCGCTCCGCCTCCCGCCCGGCGCCGGCGAAGGCCGCGGCCTCCGCGCCGCACCACGCGCCGGCCGCCTCCTAGGCGCCCGCGCCGCCGGCGAGCCGGCCAGACCCCTCCGTCCCTCCCTCCTCACCAGAAAGGGCAGCACCGCCATGCCCGGAACCCGTCCACTGACCTCCGTCGCCGGCGCTCTGCTCGGCTCGGCCGCGCTCGCGCTGGCTCTGACCGGCTGCGTCCCCAACAAGGCCACCGCCGAGGCGCAGGCGATCGCCGTCTCGATCGACGACACGACCTGCTCGGTCAAGACCGACACCGCGCCCGCCGGGCCGATCACGTTCCAGGTGACCAACTCCGGCACGGACGTGAACGAATTCGAGGTGCTCGCTGAGGACAAGCTGCGCATCGCCGGCGAGAAGGAGAACATCGGCCCGGGGACGACCGTCAACTACGTGGTCCAGCTCGCCGAGGGCAGCTATTTCACGGCCTGCAAGAAGGGGATGGCGGGCAGCGCCACCGGGCTCGCACCGTTCACGGTCACGAACGGGGCCGGAGACGCGAAGACCGCGGCGGGCAGCAAGGAGGTGCAGCAGGCCGTCGCCGACTACACCGCGTACGTGCGCGACCAGGCCGAGCAGTTGCTGGCCGCGACCCAGCAGTTCGCCGCCGCCTACGAGTCGGGAGACGACGACGCAGCCCGGACCCGGTACCCGGCGGCACGGACCTTCTACGAGCGGATCGAGCCCACCGCCGAGCAGTTCGGCGACATCGACCCGGCCCTCGACCTCCGTGAGGCCGACGTCGAGCAGGGCCAGGAGTGGACGGGCTGGCACCGGAT is a window from the Leifsonia sp. AG29 genome containing:
- the efeU gene encoding iron uptake transporter permease EfeU encodes the protein MLANYLIGLREGLEMALIVSILIAYVVKVGRRDVLSKLWIGVGVALVVPLTIGAVLTWGPYGMSFEAQEVVGGLLSLVAVGFVTWMIFWMGKTARTMKSTLQNKLDSVLVGAGWGVVLLAVLSVGREGIETALFVWATVDGAGGSWQPFAGALLGMATAAVLGFLLYRGMVRINLGSFFTWTSAFLIVVAAGVFAYGIGDLQEAGVLPDGAHAYDLSGLIPTSSWYGTALAGVVNFTPSPTWLQVIAWVGYVGVVGAFYLRQHRSASRPAPAKAAASAPHHAPAAS
- the efeO gene encoding iron uptake system protein EfeO yields the protein MPGTRPLTSVAGALLGSAALALALTGCVPNKATAEAQAIAVSIDDTTCSVKTDTAPAGPITFQVTNSGTDVNEFEVLAEDKLRIAGEKENIGPGTTVNYVVQLAEGSYFTACKKGMAGSATGLAPFTVTNGAGDAKTAAGSKEVQQAVADYTAYVRDQAEQLLAATQQFAAAYESGDDDAARTRYPAARTFYERIEPTAEQFGDIDPALDLREADVEQGQEWTGWHRIEKDLWAPAGHTPSDAATRKQLGDRLVADTRRLSDLVHAKSFALTLDQISNGAASLMEEVSRSKITGEEETYSHTDLWDFKANVEGADVAYGTVRDLLVAKGGTAKATAATLDAEFAAIDAMLAKYASGDGFVPYTQLSTTQVKELSDQVNALSEPLSRLTALLVK